CACCGTGACCCGGTCACTTAGATTTTATTACAATCACTTAtattgttacattacaataacATTACATAACTTTGTGAGCGCTTTTGATAATGGTGCctgctaaaaataataaaatcccTATTGCTTGCTGTAGCTCCATATCATCGACCCTGTGCGGAAGGCCTTGAACTATTACACAGAAATGGAGAAAGCCCTGGAGAGGGAGAAACTGAACCGGGCCCAGAGCGACAAGACAGGGAAGTCCAAAGAGGCCTCGGCCTCCGGATCAAAGGAACCAGACCCACCGGATGAGGCTGAGTCCAGCCTGAAACCCACCGCAGTGTGACCTGAACACCAGTAGGgggctctcctctccactcacaGAGATACCAGGCTGTTCACAGACATGTATAGAGTATACTATCTGAAATAATCAGTGCAATAAATTGATAATGGTTTGTTTCACAAGACAGGGAGGAAACAAAACAATGAACAAGGATATGGTGCCTAGCCTGACACAGATTTATTCtacatttctagttatttgCTTGTCATATtcttcatatactgtatactattCCCTTTTatccacattcagacacacaacacactacagaaacatacagtttaaTGCATGATGTTAGGATTCCTACAGCCATGGGCCTGCCCTGAGCTGTAGCCAGTACAGCAGAGAAATATTATTGCAACTGCAACATCTACTTAGTCAGCAACTCTGAGctactaaacaaacaaacatacaaatgtATTGTAATTAGGATTAATTACCACCACTAATGAATATGAATACATGAGATTTTTAAAAAGACTGTTACTTGCATGCTGTGTTCTATCATGCTCTTTACCCTGTTGGCTATACTGTGTTTGGTTCAATAAAGTACTGAAATGGCTAGTcattctgtatgtctgtgtaatgaaaaaaattggttgCAAGACTTGCAATCAGCAGACTGATTATGGGCAATGACCAACGGTGGACGATGGGCACCACCTTGTGTGTAGAAGTGGACTGGAAAccttatttgtctgtgtgtcaaaTCAAGTGAATTCAAATGTACTTGGGTTGCAGCCAGAGCACGAGCAGACCAGCATAAATACACATTAAAGACGAATACAGGACAGGCCACAGGGACAGAAACACATAGCACAGGATCACTATGTGAGGACTGAGGAGACAACTATAAGTTTAAGTCCAGTGTttgaaatacagtgcatgagtGGTAGGGCCTATCAGTGTTAATTCAGCAATTGCAGAGCAGACACAGACAACGTTTGAATCTTGTAGGTATAAAAATGTCTGTAAACCTTTTGGAACagacaataaagtatatctaatctaatctatagGAACTTTGTATCTTCTACCTGAAGGCAGAAGCACAAACTATGGAGTAGGTGGTCTATACAGAGCAATATAGCTCGAGCCTGCCTAAGGACATAATGGTCATAAAGGTTAGAGAGCGGAACTGTATTCACCCTACTGACTCAGCTGGTCACTCTGACAAGCCAACCAACCTTATTTCAGACTGCAAGATGGAGGTTACCAAACCAAACTACAGAGACGGACAGGACTGATTCAATGAAGTCTTGATTTAGGTGCacacattaaaataataattttttCTCAATAAGTAAAGACGTTGTTGAACCTTCTTAGAGATAGCCTGGAAAAACAACTTATTGGCcacataattataggctgttcagcAACATCAGGGTGGCATCATCCACATCTCTGCCAACTTTATACAAACTGCAGGGGATCTAGAGAACCCTGCACCTGCTAGATTAGCCTGCTGTATCACCCTGTAAGACCTTCGTGACTAATGATGTCAGTGCAACCGGTCTAAAATCATTTGTGCGCAGAGGCACAATAGAGTGATGTCAGATTGCAGAACCCTCTTTAGCTCCAGACATTCAATAACAATGCTATTAAAAAATACTGCCAAGCAGCTCAGCACAGGTTGAAATGCAATAGAACAGAATTATGTACAGAAGTTATAGTTATATTAGTATAATAGTTTTATCATAGTAGTAGAGTACTACAGCATGACTGGTGTAGCATGTTCAATTGTACAATATAAAGCATCTGTGTGAGAGGTTCAGTCTATGTAAGATAACAGTGCAATTAGACATAGGAATAGTAGGTTGTATTTAACATTGTGCAAAAGTCCAGCATGCATCGCGAGTCCAGGTACACCGACCAGACAGTCACTGCAGTCAAAACAACCCTGGAAGGGAGAACTGTCCTCAGACCAAACTTCCACCCTTATCCTCACTAGCTGCTCACCTTGCAGGATGCCATTAAATGACATATTGtgtagtgtaggcctacaataatatTCTTGGATGCATCAACAACAGTTAACAGCAGACCAGGTAAATCGTAGGCCAAAGTTGCATTGATTTTCTCATTTCGGGGATACATAGGCCTGCATCCGTTGCTTCCTATGCAATACATTGAACataaaacatgtaggcctaatacCTAGGAAGGCTAAATAAATGCTTTGTCTGCCCTGGGCCTGTTCTGGAATCagtttgctgctgctgcttcttcttcttcttcttcttcttcttcttcttcttcttcttcttcttcttcttcttctttcggTTCTAATGGCGGTTGGCAACTAACTTTAAtggtgcattaccgccaccaACTGGACTGGAGTGTGGTACTGGTGTCTAATCTTTCAAATACGatgcaaacaaataaacaaacaaacaaaacaaaacaaaataaaacaaaaaaaacaaaagatcaaactaaattattttaattagtCCTGTATTCCTCAGGAAGCCAATTACATAGTTAAGACACATTTCACCTGTGTTTCTTTGTAGAATTTCTTCTAAGTTTAGCCTCAACTGTTCTCCTTGCAATTGTGAGATTAATCTTTGTCTTTCTTCCTGATATTTAGTACAGTGTAAAATAACATGCTCTATAGTCTCTGGACTACCACAGAATTCACAGTTGCCATCAGCATGTTTCTTCATTATTGACAAAGTTTTATTTagctgtgtgtgtccatacctCATTCTAGAAAATACATCCTCCTACTCCTTGCTTCTGTTCGTATTTCTGCCCTTTCCCACTTTATTCTGAATATTATAGAACTGTCTTCCAGTCTGCCCACTGTCCCATAACGTTTGCCATTTACCCGTAACTATGTTTTTGACCATACTTTTAATTTCTGCTTTGCTGTAGTTTACTTCAATATCTATATTAGAATTTCCAGCTGCTTGCTTGGCACTTTTATCTGCTAACTCATTTCCTACAACTCCTATATGAGCTGGTACCCATACCAGAGTTATAATAATTCCTGACTTTATCAGATTGTTTGCAACTTGCAGTATGTCATACACAATGTCCTGCCTTGACTTTGACTGAAACGTTTTGATACTGATCAAAGCTGAGCTGGAAACTGAAGCAATTACTGCCTTCCTTGGCCTATTGACCTCCACCCAAAGCAAAGCTAGCCACACAGCAATCAATTCTGCTGTGTAAACTGCTAAATCATCACTGATTCTTTTACCaactttattttttaatttttggaTGACATAAGCAACCCCCATACTTTTATCAGTTAGTTTAGATGCATCTGTATATATAGTTATATCCTCACTATACCTCGCTATTAAATAGCTCTGCACCCTGTATTTGTCCATGTCATTATCTTGTTTTTCTTCTAATAATCCCAAATCAATGGACACCTCATTAAAAACCCATGGTGGAGTAACTGGGAAAGGTACAGTGGGACTTATTTTTAGTTCATTAAACCCAATTTCGTTCACTTTATCATTGATGACCCAACCAAAACTTCTGACTTGAGTGTTTCCACGCTCTTGGCATTGCTTCAAAACTGACTGACTCATATGATCTTCATTATGACCTCTCAAATTTGCCCAATACACAAGGGCTAGCTGATCTCTTCAAAGGTGAAGAGGCATTTCTCCCATCTCCACCTGGATAGCTGTtactggtgtggttttgacagCACCACAGCATAACCTTAACGCCTGATTTTGGATCACATCCAACTTACTCAGCCATGTTTTGGCTGCAGAGCCATATATTATGCCACCATAGTCAAATACAGACCTGATCAATCCTGTATAAATTGTTCTTAGAGCATGTCTACTTGCTCCCCACTCCACTCCGCATAGACATCTCATTAATACTTTCTTGCATTTATCAATTATTTTTTGAATATGCACTGCCCATGTTAACCTTTGATCAAATCATATGCCCAAGTATTTAAAGGAATCAACCCTTTCTAACTCATTAGTGGATAACTTCACTTTTATTTTCTTAGCCAATTtctttctagaaaaaaacattgttttggTCTTATCAATTGAGATTCTAAAACCCCATCTAATAGACCATTTATCCACTACATCAACTGCTTGCTGTATTTTATTCACCACAAATTCAACATTCCTCCCTCTTTTCCACAAAGCCCCATCATCTGCAAACAATGCTACATCTACAAAATTCTCCACTTCCTTAAAAATGTCATTTATCATGATGGAGAACAGTAAAGGACTGATAATACTCGGGATACCATTTTCTACCTGATACCGCTCACTGTCATCCCATTTATCCTCACCATTATTGTTCTCTCTGACAAAAATTCCTTAATCCATGTGAATACTCTTCCCTTGATTCCCATGTGATTTAACTTAATCAAAAGTCCTTCCTTCCACATCATGTCGTATGCTTTCTCAATATCACAAAAGACAGCCACCACTGACTCCTTATTTACTTGAGCTCGTCTTATTGCATCCTCCAAAAATACTAAAGGGTCCATAGTAGCCTACCTCTACCTCTTCTAAAACCACTCCGATAATTTTGTATCAATCCTTTAGTCTCAACTACATATATAAGCCTGTCATTCATTATTCTTTCCATTGTTTTCCCCATTTGGGATGTAAGTGCTATTGGCCTGTAGTTGTTAGGAATCTTTGGATCTTTCCCAGGTTTTTTAATAGGGATAATTATAGATTCTTTCCATGCTCTTGGAATAATtgtttgctgctgctgcattgTCTGCTTCGATGATATCAGGCAAGGGCGATGACATCAGCTTTATGCGACAAGCCCAGAAAGGACCTTGTCCGTTGCATGTTGATGACAAGCACCCCTATGCAAGCGCCCGCAAGCGCCTCACAGCCCGAAAGCACGTTGACGTTAAAAACGACTAAAACAACTAGCTTGAAAGCGATTTAGATTTTCTTCTTACGTTGCAGTAACGGCAACTATAGAGAACATTTCCAGACTGACGAGCACACGGAACCGTTTTGATTAATCAGCGTTTTATCTTGCTGACTGCATTATGTCGGTTACGGAGATGTTCACTTATATCCAGGGCTTTTTAAGCGCGGATCAAGACGTGAGAGAGGTAAACAATGCTTGACCAGTTAAATACATGTGTAGTCTACAAAGTTTTGGAACACAGGACTGTGATTAAGGGTTAACTATGCGGTAATATCCATACAAATGGCTAACGTTGCGCTAACTTGTGAGGTTGCATTTTACGCAGTGGCTTTTGTTATTGGCGTGCTTGACTGACTAGCTATTTATGATGCTAGCCCATATGACTTAAGAGTGAAGTGCATAGATGTGCATGCAACTGGTACTCCTATATTTACCTATCTCTTTAGTTAGTAGTACCTCTCATTTTCAAGCAGACCAACTATAGAACTACAAGAACGACCTAACGTCATGTGGATGATAATGattaaatgatttctaaactcTCGATCTAAATATGTGCTCGCATCTAAATATTTTAAACATGGACTATAGTTATGCCCATTGCCGTAAGTGGGGGTAAGATTACTGTGCCAACAATAATGTGGCTCATCAAAGCTTATTCCCAGTCCCATGTGGCTGTGCAATAACCCATGTGCCCACACTCATCTCACTTGCATACAATTAGCTTAGGCTACCGTTGGATGTTACATGTTACATATTAACCCAGTAATAGCTAGTAACTTTAACAGCCTGGTCTACTGTGGTTTAACTTTTCTTACAGGACATAAGAAAAGTAGTCCAAGTCCTCGAACAAACGGCAAGAGAAATCTTGACTGTGCTTCAAAGTGTTCACCAACCAACCGGTTTCAAAGACAGTAGGTCGACCATATTGTACAACTCAAACATCTTCATGCAGCATTTCCTTCTCTCCATAGCCTCTACATAGCCACGTTAATATTTTTTCCTCTGACAGTTCCTAGCAAATGCCAAAGGGCACGCGAGTTGTTCAGCACTGTGAGAACGCACATGGGAGAATTGAAAACAAAATTTCCTGCAGAACAGTATTACCGGTGAGTACtttcaacccccccaccccttgtgCATTTCCATGAGTAGTTTTTAGTTGGTGTGACATGGGAGAAACTACACTTCATACTCAAACCTCTCTTCCTGTCCCGTAGGTTTCACGAGCATTGGCGTTTCGTGCTTCAGCGGTTAGCATTCCTGGCTGCTTTCGTGGTCTACTTGGAGAGTGACTCCCTGGTGACTCGAGAAGAGGTTGCCAAGATCATAGGAAGTAAGTAGCAAATGTTTGCCCTTAAAAATGGAATTCAGATCTCTTCTCAAGTTTACGTTCAGAGTTCCGTTAGGCACCTGGTATTCACCCACCTGCTGTGTGGGCTTCTTTGTCTTTACTTTCCAGttgaaatagacagagagaaaggattTCACCTGGACATTGAGGATTACCTGGCAGGCGTTCTGATCATGGCAAGCGAACTGGTGAGTCAAGTCACACTTTTTGCTCAGACAAATTAACACTGTATAGTGCGGGTGGGTACATTGTGGAGACTTTGTAGTGGAGCCGTAGCAGATTGATCAGggatttatataatatataatacttGTTGAATAAATGTGATATAACTAATGCAGGAGTTATGTTATACCTTACTTTGGTGTGCTAAATTGGACAatgtttttacatttatttttacatttactttTCAGTTTATTTGACTAATCATAATCAATCAATACTGACCTAATTAATAGTGATTTTGATTTTTGCCATAATCGAGCAGCCCTTTTGTTAATGGATGCAGTTACTTATAAACTTGATTGCTGTATGACACCCGGGCCAAATTCTCATTGGCATTTTGTCTTCTCAGTCTCGCCTGGCGGTGAACAGCGTGACGGCAGGTGACTACGGGCGTCCCCTGCGCATCTCCAACTTCATCAACGAGCTGGACTCAGGCTTCCGCCTGCTCAACCTGAAGAACGACCCGCTGCGCAAGCGCTACGACGGTCTCAAGTACGACGTGAAGAAGATCGAGGAGGTGGTCTACGATCTCTCCATCCGGGGACTGGCCAAGGAGCAGGAGGCCGGAGGCGACAAGTAGAGCGGGGAGGAGCACAGGGGAAGAATGGGGGAGGACGAGCAGGGTGCAGGAGTTCACCTGTAACAACCCTGTGCTGGGactgcctccctccccccctccctcccgaaAATCATGGTTTGTCCCAGAGACTTCGCCTGCGAACGAGCAGGATAGAtagaggatggagagaatggagggatagagagaagtggaagggaggagagagtgaatgaatgatGGCCCCAGCTGCCTCAgacatgtaggtgtgtgtgtctgtgcgtgtgtctgtgtgtgtgtgtgtgtgagtgagaaagagaatgaacaGAAGTCTGTTGGCCAAAGCTGAATGAGGTGAAACTGCAGATTTCTTGTTGCAGCTGAGAAAGCGTTCACTCTTGTACAGTTGTATTCAGTGCTGCGCCCATTCCAACTACCGTGCGATTTGATTGCGTTGTgcttcttttgttgttgttggcttTTGTGCAAGTAATGTTCGCAATTGTTGTCTGATAGCACCTTGTAATACACTGGTTCAAAGGCAAACAAAGTAATGGGGCAGTGAAAGTATTTGATTCGTTcagtttgtttttcaaaaaatCAAATCATACATGTCTCAGTGCCGGTGGATGTTTTTGGAAATTATCTTGTGTGTAAAGGGTTAGGAAACCAATAGGAAATGATGTAAAGTAAATATCCAATGGTGCTGAAGCAAAGCTGGATGTTCCAATTGCATACATCACTGAGCTTCTTTTAAACAGACCGGAGACAAAAAAATGTCATGTGtttcatgcatgtttgtgtttgtctctgttgttGAGACGTTAATGTTACGTACAGTGTACTTTCACTGGTCTGCTAATATACTGTGCTATGCTTAAAAAATGTCAGTGTATGGGTGGTGTTAACTCAAACAAATCAGACAGGCCATTTTGCACTCctaacacatacattacataggtatacatatacatatataaatgtattattcCTTTTGTAACTTGGAAAACACCTGTTTTGTTATCTCAGGTCTGTACTAATGTGTTTTGCATTCACTTAAGGCCTATTCCATTTTCGTTCTATTCCATTTTGTTTTTGCAAAGTTCTATGTCCGAATGACTACCTTTCCAAAGCTCCCTCCTAAAAATGAAGACACGCCTATTTCCCAAAGAAAAAGGCATCACAGCATGCCCATTACTAAATTCTGATTATGGTCATTGAGCTGTTCGTATGGCATTTTGGCTCTCGTGCATGAAAGGCGTGATGAGACACTGCTGTTGCGTTTCGAGTCTCACTGTCTCTTTTCTCTGCTCGGTGACATCACTTTGGCTGGTCAGCACGTTGCAGTCCT
The sequence above is a segment of the Alosa sapidissima isolate fAloSap1 chromosome 2, fAloSap1.pri, whole genome shotgun sequence genome. Coding sequences within it:
- the tsn gene encoding translin, coding for MSVTEMFTYIQGFLSADQDVREDIRKVVQVLEQTAREILTVLQSVHQPTGFKDIPSKCQRARELFSTVRTHMGELKTKFPAEQYYRFHEHWRFVLQRLAFLAAFVVYLESDSLVTREEVAKIIGIEIDREKGFHLDIEDYLAGVLIMASELSRLAVNSVTAGDYGRPLRISNFINELDSGFRLLNLKNDPLRKRYDGLKYDVKKIEEVVYDLSIRGLAKEQEAGGDK